The genomic window CCCTCTTCCTACCTAAGCTGGTTACAAGAAAGAAGCAGCCAGATGCTGTTCCCAGCTGACCACAGAGGGCAAGACAAGACTTGGGAAGGAAGCAAAGAGGTGAAAAGTAGGTGTGGCACAGAGTGAGCTTTGAATCAGAACTTCTCTGATTCCAATATCACCTATATGCCATGAGCTAGCTAAGAGGCCTACATGGTGCTTCCTTTAGCCTCAACCTTCccagctgtaatatggggataactCACTCCCTGACAGGATTGTCATACTCAAGATGATACCCGTGAAATGCTTTgcagactcagaaagtgctatgcaAATGCCAAGCATTTTATTATTAAGGAGATGCTACTCAAGGCACTCTAGTTACGTAAGGTGATGATTACACCTGACCCTCTGAAGAGTTGGATCAACATGTATGCACAGGTTTATCTCCCTGCTAAAGAAGGTTAGCCACTTGGAACTACCACTCCATAAATGACCTCACCTAGGACATTCACTGCCTGGCTCAGAGGAGAAGGCACCCACCGGCTGCTCATGTTTTCCTCATAACTGCAGGCAATTTCCCCACTATAGCTGGAGTTAGCTTGTGGGATACTTAAAGCAGCATCTGGAGAGGGATCCCCAGGTTCACTGGATCTCCTCAGAAACTCTTCATTGCTGATGTTCATCTCAACTCTATCCCTGTAGAAGTGGAACCTTTTCTCAGTGTTGCTCCTGTTGGTCAAGCAAGAGATGAGCAGGAGCTCCTCTTCGTTCACTGCTCCAGATGGAGGATCCACTTTCagcactgggggagggaggggatctAGAAAAGTCATCCAATACAAAGAGATGATTAGCAGTGTCATTTTGGTAACTGATTCAGAGTCTGCACTTTGCTGGGCTTTGAACAAGTCACACTATGCTGCAGAGGAGTCATTATGGCAAAAACCCAGCATTCCAATGAGTTTACTTCTGGGACTTGGAATTTGATCAGGAAGGGTTGTCACCCCTACTGAGACAATACAGAGGGAACTGGTGTCGGGGTTTTTGACCCAAGTCCTGGTCCGATttctttctcttctgcctttGACCTCCACCTCCTTATGGGGGAAACTTGGTGTGATCTGTGGGTCATGTGATGTTCACTGGAAGTGGCCTTATCCTGAATCAAACCCTCACTCCAAGTGAATGAGACAGCAAAGAGGGAACAATCAAAAATCCAGTTTCTCCCAACTGTACATGTGAACTACACACGCAATTGCCAAGAGAGGAAGTGTGTTACGAATGACACATGCATTCCAGTGGCAGCCACAGCAGTATATTGGTTGAGAGACCAACCTGttccccaagcaccagctaaggatTAAAGATgtagaaaaaaaatcaggcaaatTCTACACCTCTGTATACTAACCAACTGTGAAGCATAACATCCTTTTTTGGTAGAATAGCTGAGGCAGAAAGgaaatttcaattctgtttattATGTAGTTAAATCTCACTTTTCAGGATAGCTGGTTTGATCAGtttcttagagagagagagagagagagagagagagagagagagagagattttctgcCGCAATCACAGGAATCAGTGGGAGGGGATTTTCCTGGTCTCATTTGTATCCCAGTACACCTGCTAAGGGGGTGTCTATGCAAATAAGACTGGAGATATTTATGAATGCAGAACTGGTGACATTAATATGAGTAATGGAGACTCAAGTTGCTGAAATGAACAATGACTCAACTGAAAGACCCCAAAAGTCCAAAAGGTGAAAGAGTGGGCATCTTTTCCTGTGATTCTGGCAAAAATCCCTTCTGCCCTTTTTAAGaaaggcaatgcagcttctaATGGCATCAAAGAGTCAACTGGTGCTTATGACTGCTGAggggtcagggctggcccaagaccaacCAGACGAACTTTGATCAAGAGCAGCAGGTCAAATCCTGCTCCCCTTACCTTTTAATTACCAGCTTctgttcctaagaacataagaacagccccacataggcccatctagtccagcttcctgtatctcacagcggcccaccaaatgccccaggcccaccaaatgtcctcATACTCTAGTCCCCCTCttttccatgtttcctcttccatACCAATTCTCTTTCTTCCCTTTTTCAATCCAGCAAATGAGGGGAGGAAAAGGCAAAGAGGAGGCACATGGGCAGAAAACTTAAGATGCAGGCAAGGGGATTTATACAGACTCAGCAGGCTCAAGTAAAGACTTCAGAGAAGAATACCACATTTTGCTGCCCAGCAGAGGACTGTGGaatgggagcagtggcatagctaagagggggtGGCCCATCCCGGGTGCCACCCTTGGGGgagtgggtgacaccactagtaaccagAATTGCAAAAattgtggttgttaggaataataccatcatgttatatgtcattacttatttgatttttttatgtaaaccgctttgtgaactttttgttgaaaagcagtatataaatactgttaataataataataataataataataataataataataataataataataatatgatgtGTAGTTTacagcagaaagcaatgaaacaaactggagtgaaacatctcagttctatcaaaagttatagtaaaaaaaaatgcaactgtcttatgtaacaaaaagtagattttcttaactcaaaatggaccagtgagactgattgttcgatgAGCCAATGAGAAGTTATTATGACATAACATGGAACACATAAGATGTAAGTAAGGTGACacccatgggggtgtgtgtgtgtgataccactagtgacccaaattgAGAAactcatggtttttaggaataataccatcatattatatagtATTTGGTgtgaaatttaatgcagaatgtaatgaaacaaactgcattgaaatatctgttctaaaTAATAGAACAGAATATACAGAACAGAATAGaacaaaataaccagaaaacacaactgacatATTTTTTTTGCTGGTTACTATCTGGTTTGGTGGCCtttactgttctatagtaaaataaataaatgaagttaatgggggtgacaccaaccctagtgatgccactggtgtgaCTTTTGGGTGTTTTGGGTCACtagcatgcagcacaatcctatcttgcgtgGAACAGGCAGAACAGGCAGTCCAGGagccctgtgctgtatccagcacaagacagggctACAAAGTGGCTCAatggataagccactgcagccccaatgggcctctttggacttgcgccacctccagaggtggcgcaagtccaaggagagcagaggaaCAGGGTTGGGCTCCAGCATAACAGtggggtcccagccccgcctcccactccccgcccgcccccgggactgccctccaactgccctccccctgctctggaacatgtcccccctgccctccccaggtccctgtgttggctgagctcagccgacgcaacctGCCTTCCATAGAgagagaatggagagagagaatgacacTGAAATCAGTTTATTTAAGATGGTGGGGTTGAGATGACTGATGAACCCATCCCTCTGCGAATATTCCTCTGACACCTGTTAAGCCAATACTTATAAAAGCTGGATGATGCTTTGCTGAAATTGCAATTGTGCAAGCCCTTTTCTGGGCCATAAACCTGGTAACTGTTTCAGGGCCAGTACATGTAAGACAACCCCATCCATTCATCGCCACCACATAAATATAGCTGCCCTTTGCCCACCTCAGAGATGAGGTCAGAGAAGTCCAGGCAGTCttaaagcagcagcaaagaggaaccAACTCACCTGTCCTGTCCACAGAAACAGAGTTACTCAGTTGGGTCATGATTTTCCTTCCTGATACTTGAATCCAACACCTACACTGGAACATCCCAGCAAGCTTTCCATCCAACCTGCACACATTATTGTGACTCCTGGGCTGTAGCACAGAGAACCAAACCGATCTTTGCTGGTAGAATGAGAATTCTGCAGCCTTGTTCTCTACTGAGCAGTTGAGGGTGACCTCTTCCCCTAAGATGTAAACAGGGTGCTGGGGCTGGAGTGAAAGGGTTGGAGGTTGTGGGAGGCCTGGAATTCCAAGGAATGAGAGAAAGCAATCCCGTTACTTTGAGCACAGCGTCATGAATCATGAGTACTGATTCCCCCTCAGATAACTCCAATCACCAAAAATATTTATGAAGAAATGATGTCAGTCAAAGATTTGGAGCAGAAATTGGGACCCAGTTTGGAGTATAACCTGGGTGTAGAGAGTGTAGAGAGATATGCCACAGATGATGCACTCTTTTCACAGGACAGAAACACacagttccctgggagtaagttccattgaactcagtgggcttgttatatagtgggtccatgcgaataaaggaaggcataatgataacagctcaatatttattccatcttcagaacagaatgaagtaaaatacaaggcaaacccatggctttttatagcctttaactccgcccagacttcccgtgattggtgcaattgaaaccttaactagagggccaatcggatggtaggatttcgatccatcacccgattggccagccataagtctagGTCAATCaattatgcaggatttcaattctgcataacttacatacatcacaggcttacttcagagtagacatgcaaattTGCAGAAACTGGGGTGGCAGGATTTCGCCTGAAACAGCATGAGACATTTTCTGCACCTTAATCCTGGAAAGCCCTATCAAGATTAGGGTGCCCAGAAAACATcaccccctcaccaccaccaagCACCCATAGCTGCCACTCTGAGATGTGGGCCCCAGCTCAGAGAGTGGAACTTCCAGGCAGATTTAAGTAGCAGCAAATACAAACCAGCTCACCTGTCCTGGTTACTCTGATGGAGCTACTCCTTGAGGACTGGATCTCTCGTCCTGATACCCGAAACCAATACACACAATAAAACCACCCAGTAGACATTCCACCCAATGTGAAGGTGTTACTGGAAGTCTTGGGCTGCAGCTGAAGTGACTGgcctcctctttcctcccagaATGTGTATCCTGTCAGGTCTGGCTGTGCAGGGGCAGAGCAAATGAACCTGACTGCTTCTCCTTGGATGTATATAGAATATTGGGGCCAGAGAGAAAGGGTTGGTGGCTGTGGGAACACTGGGATTCCAAAtaagaagaaagaaggaaagcaatTCAGTTACTCTGGGAACAACCTCATGAAACCTGATTGAAGGTTCCCCCTCCAAAAAGAACTAAGATCCCCATAATTTTTTGAGCAGAAGTTTGAACTTAGATTTACATTTGGAGTGCAGGGAAATATGCcacagaagtcacatttttcagAGAAGGGAGAGGAGCACTGGGCCCTGCCATCCCTACTCcaagggagaagggagagagaaagcaatCCAGTGAATTAGGACACAGCTTCATGAAACCTGAGTGCCAATTCCCTCTGCAGAGAACTCAAATCACCAGAAACATTCATGGGGAAATGCAGACCGACAAAGTTCTTGAGCAGAAATTGTGACCCAGGTTGACATTGGGAGTGTTGAGGGACATGCCAGAGAAGATGCACTTTTCAGAGGAGGGAACAGAGCATCAGACCCTGCAATCCCCACTCTCGGCTGCCTGGGTtcaccccctttccttttctcccaATGAAGTCTGGCAGTGTCAGCCCCAAGTACAGTGGGGCAGTGGGGTAAAGGCCCTTTGAAGGCCTCTCAGCCATGTGCTTCCCTTGTTTTGGAAATCATCTGTGTGCTCAGCTGTCCCCTCCCTCTTGTGGGGCCAGGCGCAAAGCAGAAGACCTGTTTCACTACTGCTGCTATACAGGAATTGCAGTGGTGGCACTGAGGAAACAAGGCACCTGTTCACCCCCACCCTTTTCCAGCTATGGGGGGGGGCGGTTGGCAGGGCAGGAGCTACAAACAATACGCATGCCATGGAGGGCTCAGTGGGGGCTTTGTCTCAGTGCCCTTAAACCTCACACTGACCCTGTTCTGCAAGAATGAGGGAGGAATATGCAGTTCATCTCCTAACACTCTGAACATGCCCTCCTCTTGCCCTTTCTAACTTCCCCTACATCCAAATGTTCTTCCCTTCCTGTCCTTAAATTGCTCTAGAAATTTCATCCTCCACACTCCAAATGTCTCTTTCTTCTACAACCATTTCATTGTCATTGTGTTCTTCAAAGACTTCTGGGAGTATAAGTGGGGTGAGGTGCTAGGAATCATTTGCTCTCCCCACACACAGACCCAAAGTTTTCTAGGGAGAGAAAGAATGACATTGAAACTGTTTTAATTACGATGGTTGGTCAATTCACCCCTCTGATCAATTCATCCTTCTATAAATATTCCTTTTCCATTTCTTGAACTCACAATTGCAAAAGCTGAGGTGGCAGAATTTAATCTGAAACTGCATGAGACACTTTTACTGGGCCTTAATCTTGAAAAGCTTAAGCATCAAGATCAGGGTGTTCAGAGACCACCCTTCATCACCATCAAGTACTCACAGCTGCCCCTCTGCCCATTTCTGAAGTGAAGGGTCCCAGGTCAGGCAGTGGAAATTCCAGGCAGCTTTTGGAACAGCAAATAGAAAGTGGCTCACCTGTCCTGGTCACAGAGACGGAGTTGCTCCATTGGGACTGGATCTCTCGTCCTGATATCCAAAACCAGTACACACAATGGAACTGTCCAGCAGTAGTTCCATCCAACCGTAATGTATTAGTTTTATGGCGATCCTTAGGCTGCACTTCAAGGTACTGGCCTTCTCTTTCCTCATAGAAGGTGTATCTTACCAGGGGTAGCACAGAAGGGGCTGAACAAGTGAGGGTGACGACTTCTCCTTGGATGTAAACAGGAAACTGGGGTTGGAGGGAAAGGTTTGGCCATAGTGGTGACTCTGGGATTCcaaggaagaagaggcagagaaAGCAGGTTGGTTAGTTTGGGTGCAAAGAGAGAAGACCTAAATGAAGTTTCCCCTCATGGAAAAAATAACATCACCAGAAATGTTTGTACAGAGACAATGACAGTCTAGCCCAGGTTTACACCTGGAATATAGCCAGCTGCCACCTCCGAGGtcagcctctgctttgctcttccaAGAGACCCTCATCCAACAATAAAGTGTCATTAATCTCCTGCCTGGAGTCCCCAACCTGGTACCTGCCATACAGGGTTCAGCACAGAGCTTTGTCTGAAGGCCCCAGAACCTGGCTTCAACCATGCGTAGAGGTGTTGAGAAACAATAGGGGATGAATATCCACTTCATCTCTTAATGTGCCCTCCTCTCATTCGTTCTCATCTCTTCTACCACTCAAACTCCTTGAGGCAGAGACCTGCCTTCCGTTCCTTAGTTACTTAGGAAATTTCACCCACACGAGATGTTTATCTTTTTTTCTACAGCCTTTTCATTGCCATTGTGTTCTccaaagatttctgcaaacaCAAGTGGGGTGAGGGGCTGGAAATCATTTGCCAGCCCCACACTCAGACCCAGAGTTCTCTAGGGAGAACATGACATTGAAACTGGTTTAATTAAGATGGCGGGTTAGATATGACTGATCATCCCTCTATAAATATTCTTCTAcaatttcttaggctgcaatcctatacatgtttagctgagagtaagttccatttaactcagtgggtttatttctgagtacacatgcatacaattgcactGTTAAGCTCAGATTTGCAAAAGGTGGGGTGGCAGGATTTAGTGTGAGTCGTTTTCTAGGCCTTAATCCTGAAAGCCGTATCAAGATCAGGATGCGCAGCGAA from Tiliqua scincoides isolate rTilSci1 chromosome 9, rTilSci1.hap2, whole genome shotgun sequence includes these protein-coding regions:
- the LOC136660536 gene encoding Fc receptor-like protein 5 isoform X2, with the translated sequence MAQPGRLSAFLASISVLPWMVPFTDSQVTSVALPPAPQLFLSPSHNIFVQGEQVYLLCIIPGGQRGNQFWFREQKADGGWMEAKSQKEYTFEVSTTYPKLNKIFACSYLGRDSGGTLSQSALSNNVMLSIIESPLWPNLSLQPQFPVYIQGEVVTLTCSAPSVLPLVRYTFYEEREGQYLEVQPKDRHKTNTLRLDGTTAGQFHCVYWFWISGREIQSQWSNSVSVTRTGLPQPPTLSLQPQHPVYILGEEVTLNCSVENKAAEFSFYQQRSVWFSVLQPRSHNNVCRLDGKLAGMFQCRCWIQVSGRKIMTQLSNSVSVDRTDPLPPPVLKVDPPSGAVNEEELLLISCLTNRSNTEKRFHFYRDRVEMNISNEEFLRRSSEPGDPSPDAALSIPQANSSYSGEIACSYEENMSSRWVPSPLSQAVNVLVYAQDSSLPASVYACFTLLLLIPVVSLACYYCWRRKKASKGQEEFHPPQNQEEMDNLRRLELQVVSSQLQAEARLKRQKPVEEDGVSYSEIQFRHPNKPNRQKPVGEEGVSYSEIQFRPLHGLNRLKPVGEDGVTYSEIQVRPTHKAAK
- the LOC136660536 gene encoding Fc receptor-like protein 5 isoform X1; this encodes MAQPGRLSAFLASISVLPWMVPFTDSQVTSVALPPAPQLFLSPSHNIFVQGEQVYLLCIIPGGQRGNQFWFREQKADGGWMEAKSQKEYTFEVSTTYPKLNKIFACSYLGRDSGGTLSQSALSNNVMLSIIESPLWPNLSLQPQFPVYIQGEVVTLTCSAPSVLPLVRYTFYEEREGQYLEVQPKDRHKTNTLRLDGTTAGQFHCVYWFWISGREIQSQWSNSVSVTRTVFPQPPTLSLWPQYSIYIQGEAVRFICSAPAQPDLTGYTFWEERGGQSLQLQPKTSSNTFTLGGMSTGWFYCVYWFRVSGREIQSSRSSSIRVTRTGLPQPPTLSLQPQHPVYILGEEVTLNCSVENKAAEFSFYQQRSVWFSVLQPRSHNNVCRLDGKLAGMFQCRCWIQVSGRKIMTQLSNSVSVDRTDPLPPPVLKVDPPSGAVNEEELLLISCLTNRSNTEKRFHFYRDRVEMNISNEEFLRRSSEPGDPSPDAALSIPQANSSYSGEIACSYEENMSSRWVPSPLSQAVNVLVYAQDSSLPASVYACFTLLLLIPVVSLACYYCWRRKKASKGQEEFHPPQNQEEMDNLRRLELQVVSSQLQAEARLKRQKPVEEDGVSYSEIQFRHPNKPNRQKPVGEEGVSYSEIQFRPLHGLNRLKPVGEDGVTYSEIQVRPTHKAAK